The nucleotide window TGAGCGTTGGTCAGCTGACCTCATTTCTGAGCTATGCTTCTCAATACACCAAACCGTTCAATGAGATCAGCGGGGTCGTCACCGAGCTGCAGGCTTCCTTAAGCAGCTGCGAGCGGGTCTTTCGGCTTCTTGATCTGCCGCAGGAAAAGGATCAGGCAGATCAGGGCAGGCTGCCGTCATGCCGAGGTGAACTGAAGCTGGAGCATGTATCCTTCCGCTATCAAAACAGCGAACCGCTGATTGAAGATTTCAATCTGACCGTTAAACCGGGGCAGAAAATTGCGATTGTCGGGCCAACCGGCTGCGGCAAAACGACCTTGATCAATCTGTTAATGCGTTTTTATGAGATCCGCAGCGGATCAATTTGGCTTGACGATTGGGATATCCGAACGCTCAGCCGTAGTGAACTGCGCCGTAATTTCGGCATGGTGCTGCAGGATTCCTGGATTTTTTGCGGAACGATTCGGGAGAATATTGCTTACGGCAATCCTGACGCGTCGTTGGAAGCCATTGAAGAGGCTGCGCGCAAAGCCCATCTGGATTATTTTATCCGGCAGCTGCCGCAGGGCTATGATACGCTGCTAGATGAAACCGTCTCACTTTCGCAGGGACAAAAACAGTTGTTATGTATCGCTCGGGTGCTGGTCAGTGATCCTAAAATTCTGATTTTGGATGAAGCGACCAGTTCCATTGATACGCGGACAGAGCTGTTGGTGCAGTCAGCGTTTGATCGGATGATGAAAGGCCGGACAAGCTTTGTCGTCGCGCACCGGCTGTCAACGATTGAACAGGCAGATCAAATTCTGGTGATGAATCATGGTCAAATTGTTGAACAGGGCACCCATCATGAGCTGTTAAAGTATAATGGTTTCTATGCCCAGCTTTATAACAGTCAGTTCGCCCAGAGCTGATCAGCACCACGGACATGGCTGTAAAGAAGCCATTGCGGGGAAATTTTATTTTGTTAAAACGAAAAGGCACTCCTGAGAATGCCTTTTTATTTCATCTTTAGAAGTCGTGAAATCCTGGAAAAATGTTCGGCTTTTTATTCAATTCGTTTATTGTTTTTCCTATTGCTGCTTAATTTTGCTGCCATAGAAGCGATATTCACATCTTTCTTGAATTGCTGGATTCGAAGAGAGAATTTGTAAGCAGAAAAAGGCTGTCAATTTCATGTCAGTGTTCTGCTGGTCAGTTCTGCCCGGGAATACAACGGATAAATGTTGATTGTTTTTACTTTCTAAAGAAAACCGAAGTCATCATTTTGCCAGATGATCTTCGGCTAGTCTTTATTTTAAACTGCTAACGGCATCTTTTGCGGCTATTCTGCCGCTGCTCATCGCTAATGTATTGGCAGTTCCGCTCATCGGATAAGTATTGTTGAATAAGTTGCCAAATATCAATTCGCCTGCGGCGTAAAGATTACCGATGGGTTTATCTTCTTCATTGAGGACATGCATAGATTCATCAACTTTGAGACCGGCAATGGTTCCCATAATATTTGCACTTCGCCGATATCCATAATAAGGTGCGGTATCCAGAGGAAAGATGTAGTCAGGATTAGTTCCGAATGCATCCGTCACATTGTCGGATACCGCTGCATTGTTGGCCTGAACCGAAGCAAGAAGTTCTGTTTCGTTGATATTCAGCGCAGCGGCCAGTTCTTCTAAACTGTCTGCTTTGATTACATATCCCATTTCTGTAAATTTTTCCAATGTTTCCTGGTCGTGCCAATTGGCATCATAGATAGCATAAGCAAGACCTTCAGGCTGAGCTGTAATCAGCTGCTGCTGGCGTGGATAATATTCATCGCCAGCCATAAAGCGCTCTCCATTCTGATTGACGATGAAAGGCGGATTCCACAGAGTTACTTCCGTTCCAGGCCGTGTATCGATCTGGGTGATACCGAGAACACCTTCGCCGACGATAACGCTGCCCGCTTCCAATCCCATGCGATGACCATCTCCCTCGCTGCCAGGATTAGCGGAAAATGTGTTGTTGACATAGGTTCCAGGAGCGTATGCTTCCAGCATATCGTGGTTGTAGGCATAACCTCCGGTCGCCAGAATAACTTTCTGCGCTTTGATCGTATACGTTCCGGATGGGGTTTCGATACGGACGCCGTTTACGCTTTGCCCATCTTCAAGAATTAGTTCAGCAGCCCGTGAATTAAACCGTACATCAATATCCCGTTCCTGAATGAAGCTGTAAAGCTGACCTGCTAATCCGGCTCCGGAGCCTTTAGCGGATAAACTCCGATAATCAGGTCTTGCCCTTTGATTAGAGGTTACAAGGTAGTCATCACGGAATTGAAAATGGTTGGATCGGATATATTCTACGCTGTCCTTTGTGCCTTCGGCAAGCGTGAGAAGCACGGAGGGATTGTTTACAGGCCCAGCGTATTCTTCAAAAAGATCTAAAATATCCTTAGCTGAGTAATCCGCATAGACTGCGGTTTCCTGTGCTCCCAGTTCCCAAACCGCACCGCCGG belongs to Holdemania massiliensis and includes:
- a CDS encoding FAD-dependent oxidoreductase, coding for MKRLLALSLIFLLGLTGCSTATNPSASAPDSAYTPGIYEGTGTGFWGPITVSLELSENAIEKITVTDHRETENIGTLAIEPILQSILDNQSLADVITGASFTSRGVTSAVKNALAEAGVSDTKIHELESAEIKMETPQDTETDVLVVGSGAAGMLAALTACDEGASVILVEKLSLPGGSTKLSGGAVWELGAQETAVYADYSAKDILDLFEEYAGPVNNPSVLLTLAEGTKDSVEYIRSNHFQFRDDYLVTSNQRARPDYRSLSAKGSGAGLAGQLYSFIQERDIDVRFNSRAAELILEDGQSVNGVRIETPSGTYTIKAQKVILATGGYAYNHDMLEAYAPGTYVNNTFSANPGSEGDGHRMGLEAGSVIVGEGVLGITQIDTRPGTEVTLWNPPFIVNQNGERFMAGDEYYPRQQQLITAQPEGLAYAIYDANWHDQETLEKFTEMGYVIKADSLEELAAALNINETELLASVQANNAAVSDNVTDAFGTNPDYIFPLDTAPYYGYRRSANIMGTIAGLKVDESMHVLNEEDKPIGNLYAAGELIFGNLFNNTYPMSGTANTLAMSSGRIAAKDAVSSLK
- a CDS encoding ABC transporter ATP-binding protein, translating into MRQTELLRRLLHYVRPYGLLLAAALGFALFQVAMTLSAPVLIGQAVDAMVAAGQVDFGQVGHILFRLALIVILAAVFQWLMTLCTNACCYRTVRDLRVQCFRQFHALPLATLDGTQQGDFMNTLVNDIDVITDGLLQGFTQLFTGVITIVGTLGFMLSIHPMITLAVVLITPLSLGVASLIASRSSRLFKQQARIKGELSGFAQERIHGQSLVAAYNQQTASEAAFDEINERLNHVGTQVQFISSLTNPCTRFVNNLAYAAVGIIGALTALEGGMSVGQLTSFLSYASQYTKPFNEISGVVTELQASLSSCERVFRLLDLPQEKDQADQGRLPSCRGELKLEHVSFRYQNSEPLIEDFNLTVKPGQKIAIVGPTGCGKTTLINLLMRFYEIRSGSIWLDDWDIRTLSRSELRRNFGMVLQDSWIFCGTIRENIAYGNPDASLEAIEEAARKAHLDYFIRQLPQGYDTLLDETVSLSQGQKQLLCIARVLVSDPKILILDEATSSIDTRTELLVQSAFDRMMKGRTSFVVAHRLSTIEQADQILVMNHGQIVEQGTHHELLKYNGFYAQLYNSQFAQS